Proteins encoded within one genomic window of Falco biarmicus isolate bFalBia1 chromosome 14, bFalBia1.pri, whole genome shotgun sequence:
- the GCNA gene encoding germ cell nuclear acidic protein isoform X3 has translation MKGVQIPKKLTTSGKKNTCCQELQYSEASSDSEDSVFLENSWHDYQKGGVKDLEESRRCMKVPPPQNLQGSISRGSLDLLVRRKERSCEESTENRVPAAALQKSKEAESDGSDDDFESVIERIRKRSVPRKPVLSTSKTVYQPSTIENIKPPCEDVQPLKGEGVKTPRPSSISLQETPSRITASARIPRSELVRCSQSAKTEKRLRVCSVPGCFLQDLSNPASHYVKYFKKNKEELTQKLYCLYNSTIFEQKLPEKMAINWNKKMRRTAGYCVTGQTEGPEAKRYARIELSEKVCDSADRLRDTLIHEACHAATWLINGVRDGHGRFWRFYANKSAKIHPELPIVTRCHSYEINYKFIYECVLCKATIGRHSKSLDTDRFVCAFCGGQLVLNQPTRKDGTPARTHLTPFAKYVKENYGLTKREQYGLSHAEVMRKLSADFALKTRLQDSL, from the exons AAGGGTGTTCAGATCCCAAAGAAGTTGACaacttctggaaagaaaaacacttgtTGCCAAGAACTTCAGTATTCAGAGGCTTCAAGTGACAGTGAAGATTCTGTCTTTTTAGAAAATTCATGGCATGACTACCAAAAAGGGGGGGTGAAAGACTTGGAAGAGAGTCGAAGGTGCATGAAAGTCCCACCTCCACAGAATCTGCAAGGGTCAATTTCCAGAGGCAGTCTAGACTTGCTTgttagaaggaaagaaagaagctgtgAAGAGAGCACAGAAAATAGGGTTCCAGCTGCAGCACTACAAAAAAGTAAAGAGGCAGAGTCAGATGGCTCAGATGACGATTTTGAATCAGTAATAGAACGGATAAGGAAACGAAGTGTACCCCGAAAACCAGTCTTGAGCACAAGTAAAACTGTGTACCAGCCAAGCACAATAG AAAACATCAAGCCACCTTGTGAAGATGTCCAGCCCTTGAAAGGGGAGGGAGTCAAGACACCAAGGCCAAGCTCCATTTCACTTCAAGAAACACCTTCCAGGATAACAGCTTCTGCAAGAATTCCTAGGAGTGAATTGGTCAGATGCTCACAATCGgcaaaaacagagaaaag GCTCAGGGTGTGCTCAGTGCCTGGCTGTTTCTTGCAAGATCTCTCAAATCCAGCTTCCCACTATGTGaagtatttcaagaaaaataaagaggagcTGACACAGAAGCTCTATTGTCTGTATAATAGTACCATCTTTGAGCAGAAG TTACCAGAGAAAATGGCAATAAACTGGaataagaaaatgagaagaacaGCAGGATATTGTGTAACTGGGCAGACAGAAGGTCCTGAAGCAAAGCGTTATGCTCGCATAGAACTTTCTGAGAAAGTCTGTGACTCTGCAG ATCGTCTTCGAGACACGCTCATTCATGAGGCTTGCCATGCAGCCACCTGGCTGATCAATGGTGTTCGTGATGGACATGGACGATTCTGGAGATTCTATGCCAATAAATCAGCTAAGATTCATCCGGAACTGCCAATAGTAACACGATGCCACAGCTATGAGATTAATTACAAATTCATCTATGAGTGTGTTCTGTGCAAAGCTAC gaTTGGACGTCATTCCAAGTCTCTGGACACAGACCGCTTTGTGTGTGCATTCTGTGGGGGGCAGCTGGTCCTGAATCAGCCCACTCGGAAGGATGGCACTCCTGCTAGGACACATCTCACGCCCTTTGCAAAGTATGTCAAAGAAAACTATGGACTTACTAAAAGAGAGCAGTATGGGCTGAGTCATGCAGAAGTCATGCGGAAACTCAGTGctgattttgctttaaaaactaGACTTCAAGATTCCTTGTAA
- the GCNA gene encoding germ cell nuclear acidic protein isoform X2 — translation MKTPKSVSKKEDASLKDFIDDLDDFWDFEVRKRTTKNAQKGVQIPKKLTTSGKKNTCCQELQYSEASSDSEDSVFLENSWHDYQKGGVKDLEESRRCMKVPPPQNLQGSISRGSLDLLVRRKERSCEESTENRVPAAALQKSKEAESDGSDDDFESVIERIRKRSVPRKPVLSTSKTVYQPSTIENIKPPCEDVQPLKGEGVKTPRPSSISLQETPSRITASARIPRSELVRCSQSAKTEKRLRVCSVPGCFLQDLSNPASHYVKYFKKNKEELTQKLYCLYNSTIFEQKLPEKMAINWNKKMRRTAGYCVTGQTEGPEAKRYARIELSEKVCDSADRLRDTLIHEACHAATWLINGVRDGHGRFWRFYANKSAKIHPELPIVTRCHSYEINYKFIYECVLCKATIGRHSKSLDTDRFVCAFCGGQLVLNQPTRKDGTPARTHLTPFAKYVKENYGLTKREQYGLSHAEVMRKLSADFALKTRLQDSL, via the exons CACAGAAGGGTGTTCAGATCCCAAAGAAGTTGACaacttctggaaagaaaaacacttgtTGCCAAGAACTTCAGTATTCAGAGGCTTCAAGTGACAGTGAAGATTCTGTCTTTTTAGAAAATTCATGGCATGACTACCAAAAAGGGGGGGTGAAAGACTTGGAAGAGAGTCGAAGGTGCATGAAAGTCCCACCTCCACAGAATCTGCAAGGGTCAATTTCCAGAGGCAGTCTAGACTTGCTTgttagaaggaaagaaagaagctgtgAAGAGAGCACAGAAAATAGGGTTCCAGCTGCAGCACTACAAAAAAGTAAAGAGGCAGAGTCAGATGGCTCAGATGACGATTTTGAATCAGTAATAGAACGGATAAGGAAACGAAGTGTACCCCGAAAACCAGTCTTGAGCACAAGTAAAACTGTGTACCAGCCAAGCACAATAG AAAACATCAAGCCACCTTGTGAAGATGTCCAGCCCTTGAAAGGGGAGGGAGTCAAGACACCAAGGCCAAGCTCCATTTCACTTCAAGAAACACCTTCCAGGATAACAGCTTCTGCAAGAATTCCTAGGAGTGAATTGGTCAGATGCTCACAATCGgcaaaaacagagaaaag GCTCAGGGTGTGCTCAGTGCCTGGCTGTTTCTTGCAAGATCTCTCAAATCCAGCTTCCCACTATGTGaagtatttcaagaaaaataaagaggagcTGACACAGAAGCTCTATTGTCTGTATAATAGTACCATCTTTGAGCAGAAG TTACCAGAGAAAATGGCAATAAACTGGaataagaaaatgagaagaacaGCAGGATATTGTGTAACTGGGCAGACAGAAGGTCCTGAAGCAAAGCGTTATGCTCGCATAGAACTTTCTGAGAAAGTCTGTGACTCTGCAG ATCGTCTTCGAGACACGCTCATTCATGAGGCTTGCCATGCAGCCACCTGGCTGATCAATGGTGTTCGTGATGGACATGGACGATTCTGGAGATTCTATGCCAATAAATCAGCTAAGATTCATCCGGAACTGCCAATAGTAACACGATGCCACAGCTATGAGATTAATTACAAATTCATCTATGAGTGTGTTCTGTGCAAAGCTAC gaTTGGACGTCATTCCAAGTCTCTGGACACAGACCGCTTTGTGTGTGCATTCTGTGGGGGGCAGCTGGTCCTGAATCAGCCCACTCGGAAGGATGGCACTCCTGCTAGGACACATCTCACGCCCTTTGCAAAGTATGTCAAAGAAAACTATGGACTTACTAAAAGAGAGCAGTATGGGCTGAGTCATGCAGAAGTCATGCGGAAACTCAGTGctgattttgctttaaaaactaGACTTCAAGATTCCTTGTAA